One Osmerus eperlanus chromosome 24, fOsmEpe2.1, whole genome shotgun sequence DNA window includes the following coding sequences:
- the hykk.2 gene encoding hydroxylysine kinase, giving the protein MSVKNSKPNLSHPQVSEMVKRVFGLTPSLIRSLPSYDDQNFFVATTEGGEYVLKVMNSADSQNPTLLELQTHAMTFLHQRGLPAQTALPTCTGQLMSLEEIDCGFGVHKYLVRLLTYLPGSVIAKIPCSPQVLYEVGKMAAKIDTIMQEMEHPQLPSLQRTNFIWSLSSIPLLEPYIPLMDGDPVQEVVKAVMEQYKTRIIPKLGYFRKCINHGDFNDHNILAQPDGSAGYKISGILDFGDMSSGYYVFELSITIMYMMIENPSPLDVGGPVLAGWESVFPLNEAEKEALYLLVLCRFCQSLVLARHAVVQQPENEEYLMTTAKTGIRHLCRLWELGEEEVVANWFRGAALYAESDKSNIVGVA; this is encoded by the exons ATGTCAGTAAAGAACTCCAAGCCAAACCTCAGTCACCCCCAGGTGTCTGAGATGGTGAAGCGCGTGTTCGGCTTGACCCCATCGCTGATTCGCTCACTTCCCAGCTACGACGATCAAAACTTCTTTGTGGCTACCACCGAAGGTGGGGAGTATGTGCTGAAGGTGATGAACTCTGCTGACAGTCAAAACCCTACCCTGCTGGAGTTGCAGACCCATGCCATGACCTTTCTGCACCAGCGGGGTCTTCCAGCTCAGACAGCCCTCCCCACCTGCACAGGACAACTCATGAGTCTGGAAGAGATCG ACTGTGGGTTTGGTGTTCATAAGTACCTTGTCCGGCTGCTGACTTATTTGCCTGGGTCCGTCATTGCGAAGATCCCCTGCTCACCGCAAGTACTGTATGAAGTAGGCAAAATGGCTGCCAAGATAGACACAATCATGCAGGAG ATGGAGCATCCTCAGCTTCCTAGTCTGCAGAGGACAAACTTCATCTGGAGCCTGTCCAGTATTCCACTCCTGGAGCCTTACATCCCTTTAATGGATGGAGACCCAGTTCAGGAAGTGGTGAAGGCAGTCATGGAGCAGTACAAAACACGCATCATTCCCAAACTAGGTTATTTTAGAAAGT GTATCAATCACGGAGATTTTAACGACCACAACATCTTGGCTCAACCCGACGGTTCAGCCGGCTACAAGATCTCCGGGATCCTGGACTTCGGGGACATGAGCAGCGGGTATTATGTGTTTGAGCTATCCATCACCATCATGTACATGATGATCGAAAACCCCAGTCCCCTGGACGTAGGAGGCCCTGTACTGGCAGGCTGGGAGAGCGTCTTCCCCCTCAACGAGGCGGAGAAGGAGGCGCTCTACCTGTTGGTGCTGTGCCGCTTCTGCCAGTCCCTCGTTCTGGCCCGTCATGCCGTGGTCCAACAGCCCGAGAACGAGGAGTACTTGATGACCACGGCGAAGACGGGCATCCGCCATCTTTGTCGGCTCTGGGAACTGGGCGAGGAGGAAGTCGTGGCGAACTGGTTTCGTGGCGCTGCCCTGTACGCAGAGAGTGACAAATCCAACATAGTAGGTGTGGCATGA